One stretch of Cydia fagiglandana chromosome 18, ilCydFagi1.1, whole genome shotgun sequence DNA includes these proteins:
- the LOC134673544 gene encoding uncharacterized protein LOC134673544, which translates to MSNFWQTEKVPEIYAEHTSEQQQCEKLFTETVKLEDNQFTVSLPLKIPIYDVNNTLGDSFGLALKRFYNLEKRFQKDQNLYEGYKDFIHEYLDLGHGSYVDISSYDVTKDPVYFMGHSAVLRPDAVSTKLRVVFDGSMLTSNKISLNNILMNGPTVQQELFDILLSFRVHKYFIACDIRRMFRNILVQKDQRSLQNILWRDTPNESLKCIQLNTVCYGMKSSSYLSTRCLNELATKFERQYPLASSAILNSTYVDDIIHTEDSLAKIVDTQTQLIELLAKGSFKLHKWAANDSSILANIPAEKQVVGELELNKDIKTLGLKLDIDSDSFKLSCPVSKNVPKTKRQILSYISQFYDPLGLAGPVFVQAKIIMQKLAQACTDWDSVPSPILLKEWLEFYNDLQTMKEIKIKRNVTVDNIQSAQLVAFGDASISAYGAAIYLRVTDKHGKVSMSLLCSKSRIASKDKKLTVPRLELNASLLMAKLCFRAYNTLSKKISIESVHLFSDSQVVLAWQKTDPTKLNAYVANRVKLINEYTKGFQWLYIKTDLNPSDCLSRGVKPSELLSNQLWWCGPTSMSDPEYKFTDDSNNVPDNLPEIKHADGSKPNRPKWKAALPNIKVGALVILREIDTPPMTWPMARVTKVFPGQDGKIRALEVKKANVCKLASATLLDQCGGAAERARVLAVGTREAGHWLRAHPSPKIGTFLEPNTLRLSICLRLGIPVCAPHRCPCGADVDQLGHHGLSCQRSAGRFSRHAALNDIIRRSLASVNVPALLEPTGILRSDGKRPDGMSLIPWSMGRVLVWDATCVDTLAPSHLHGTSARAAAAAEAAENAKTVCKYGIFRHGRDEEYYLFPDSDFDIDIL; encoded by the exons ATGTCTAATTTTTGGCAAACAGAAAAAGTACCTGAAATATATGCGGAACATACATCTGAACAACAACAGTGCGAAAAATTGTTCACtgaaactgtcaaacttgaagACAATCAATTTACAGTTTCATTgccattaaaaatacctatctatGATGTGAACAATACATTGGGGGATTCATTTGGGTTAGCTCTCAAGAGATTTTATAATCTCGAGAAGAGATTTCAGAAGGATCAGAATTTGTATGAAGGTTATAAGGATTTCATACATGAATATCTCGATTTAGGTCATGGATCATATGTTGACATTTCCTCATATGATGTTACTAAAGATCCTGTGTACTTTATGGGACATTCAGCTGTTTTAAGGCCGGATGCAGTAAGTACCAAGCTCCGGGTAGTCTTTGATGGATCTATGTTAACGAGTAATAAGATTTCattgaataatattttaatgaatgGACCAACTGTTCAACAGGAACTGTTCGACATACTGTTGTCATTTAGAGTGCACAAATATTTCATTGCTTGTGATATCAGGCGTATGTTCCGAAATATTTTAGTACAGAAAGATCAGCGATCTTTGCAAAATATTCTCTGGCGAGACACTCCTAATGAGTCACTAAAATGTATTCAACTAAACACAGTTTGCTATGGAATGAAGTCATCAAGTTATCTTTCAACAAGATGCTTGAACGAGCTGGCTACGAAATTCGAGAGGCAATATCCTCTAGCTAGTTCTGCAATACTAAACTCTACCTATGTAGATGACATCATTCATACAGAGGATAGTTTGGCAAAGATTGTTGACACTCAAACTCAATTGATAGAATTACTTGCTAAAGGTAGTTTTAAACTACATAAATGGGCAGCTAATGACTCTtcaattttggcaaatattCCAGCAGAGAAGCAGGTTGTTGGAGAACTGGAACTGAATAAGGACATCAAAACTTTAGGTTTAAAGTTAGATATTGACTCTGATTCTTTTAAACTTTCATGTCCAGTGTCAAAAAATGTCCCTAAGACAAAAAGACAGATTTTAAGTTATATAAGCCAATTCTATGACCCTTTAGGTCTAGCGGGACCCGTTTTTGTCCAAGCTAAAATCATTATGCAAAAATTGGCTCAGGCTTGTACCGACTGGGACTCAGTGCCCTCGCCTATTTTACTAAaagaatggcttgaattttacAATGATTTGCAGACAAtgaaagaaattaaaataaaacgaaatgttactgttGATAACATTCAGTCTGCTCAATTAGTAGCATTTGGTGATGCCTCAATTTCTGCATATGGAGCAGCCATTTATTTAAGAGTCACTGACAAGCATGGCAAAGTATCGATGTCGCTTCTTTGTTCTAAGAGTCGCATTGCATCTAAAGACAAGAAGTTGACTGTGCCACGATTAGAATTAAATGCATCTCTTTTAATGGCAAAATTATGCTTTAGAGCATACAATACTTTAAGTAAAAAGATATCTATTGAAAGTGTGCATCTTTTCAGTGATTCTCAGGTTGTTTTGGCATGGCAAAAAACGGATCCAACAAAACTAAATGCTTATGTTGCTAATAGAGTCAAATTAATCAACGAATATACAAAGGGTTTTCAATGGTTGTATATAAAAACAGACCTCAATCCTTCTGATTGTTTGAGTCGAGGTGTAAAACCTAGTGAACTACTTAGTAACCAACTGTGGTGGTGCGGACCGACTAGCATGTCTGATCCAGAGTATAAATTCACAGATGATAGTAATAATGTACCTGACAACTTACCGGAGATCAAGCATGCTGATGGTTCCAAGCCG AACCGTCCTAAATGGAAGGCCGCCTTGCCTAATATTAAAGTAGGTGCTCTAGTTATCTTGCGTGAAATAGATACTCCGCCTATGACTTGGCCTATGGCTAGAGTTACTAAGGTTTTTCCAGGTCAGGATGGAAAGATAAGAGCCTTAGAAGTAAAAAAGGCTAATG TGTGCAAATTGGCTTCAGCTACCCTTCTTGACCAGTGCGGCGGCGCTGCGGAAAGAGCTAGAGTCTTGGCAGTAGGTACTAGAGAGGCTGGGCACTGGCTCCGCGCGCATCCTTCTCCTAAAattggaacttttttagagccCAACACACTCCGGCTCTCGATTTGCCTCCGTTTGGGTATCCCGGTGTGTGCCCCTCATCGTTGCCCCTGCGGTGCGGACGTAGACCAGTTAGGCCACCACGGTCTCTCCTGCCAGCGGAGCGCGGGCCGCTTCTCCAGGCATGCCGCCCTTAACGACATCATCCGTCGGTCTCTTGCGTCGGTCAATGTGCCTGCTCTATTGGAGCCGACCGGCATATTGAGAAGTGACGGCAAGAGACCTGACGGGATGTCCTTGATTCCGTGGAGTATGGGGCGGGTGCTAGTGTGGGACGCAACCTGCGTAGACACGCTGGCCCCGTCACATCTCCACGGAACCTCTGCGAGGGCGGCAGCTGCTGCGGAGGCGGCCGAAAACGCAAAG